Below is a genomic region from Candidatus Poribacteria bacterium.
CTCGGGATCGCCTGTGGGTTCGCCGTCGATGCCCCACTTCTGCAGGATGATCGTCCCGCTAGGCAGCGACCGCAGATGGCGGCGATCTGGATCGCGAAGCCATTCGCCCTCATACCCCGACAGGATGAAGCGTGTTCCAGGGCGCACGCTCCTCGCCGAGCGGATGATCTCGTCGACGAGGCTCCAGAGCCGTTCCTGTCCCTGGAGCCCAGCGCCTCCGCACTCCGGGCATTCGCACGCGCGCGTCTCGCTTCCCCAGGCGCGCAGGTGCAAGCCCGTCAGGTCAGGATGCGCGCGCATGATCTCGCGGATAAGGTCGACGAAGAACGCGACGGTGTCCGGGTTGGACCAGCAGAAGGGGCGATAGGATCTCCCGTTCCTCGACGCCGGATAGGCGACTTCGGGCCCCAACAGATCCGGACGAGCCTCGATCAGCGCCTTCGTCGGCTCGCCGGTCAGATACATGAAGAGATAGGAGTCGATCCCTTTCTCGGCGAGCGATTGCGACCTGGCTCGCAGCTCTTGTATGAGCGTCAGACGGCGTGCGACGCTGACATCCTGGAACTCGTCGAAGCCGAACACGTACTGAACCGCCGCCCCGATCCCGTCGTCGATCCCGGTTCCAGTCCAGACGCCCTCTGCGCCGCTGACATTGACACGGTGGCGCGCCAGCCATTCTGGCGAGTCCGCATCGATGGTCATTCGCACGGGGTAGTACGGTGAGGAACGCAGGTTCAGCCCGTCGCTCGTCAGATCACGTACATCTGTCACGCGGAACTCGAGGTCTACCGGTTCCATCTGGACGTGTCGGGAAGTCAGCGCTTCCATCAGGGCGATTACCCCGTAGAGCGCACCGCGAGGTTCGTTCCCCGCCACGACGACGATCTCTCCGTTGGCGAGGCGTAAGTCTCGGACGTGATATCCCTCCGCGCCGAGGCCATCTAGGCTGACATGGTGGTCGGCGGAGAGCTGCGCGATGAGCGGATGGGAAACGGGAGTGCCGATGACGACCGTGCCGCTTCGGGCAATCGCAGCGGAACCTGCCTCGACGACGACGCGCCCTCCTGAGGCTCCCCAAACGAAGTCGGAAAGCATCGTTGCCGCGTGCCGCTCGATGGGAGACGCCGCCGTGCCGACCTGCACGACTATGCGAGGCTGCCCCCCGGACACAATCGGCATCGCGCTCGCGGTCGCTGACAGCAGGATCGCAGTCAGGATGTGCAGGATTCCCGTGCGAATCGGGTCAACACGTCCGTCCGCGCGCTTGCCAGACAAGGACAGGAGCGCGAGACCTGGCTTGCCCAGCACTCAGGAGCTCACAGTCGCGTGCGTATCTTGACCGTCGTCGCGGTGCTCGGCAGCCATCTGCTCGATGCCTGCCATTCCTGCTGAGAGCGCCATGGTCAGCACGTTGGCGAGCTCGTCCCGCCGCTTGCGCTCCAGGAAGCGCGCAATGAGACCGGCGGCAGGCTTGATACGAACGAGCAGGTCGATGCGAGTGCCGTCGCCGTCCGGGGTCAGTCGGAAGGTCTCCACGTAGCGCACGCCGTTGAACGCCGTCGAGTCGAACGTGACGAACTCGAATGGCTTCCAGCCAACGATCCGTTCGGCGAACTCGCCGATGTCGTGGGCGCAGTGGAACGTCGTGCCCAGACCGACCAGCCGTCCGTTCGTGGCATCGTGGCGCACATCGGACATGCCCAACCAGACGCGCTTCCGAGCCGGATTCGTAGCCAGGTCCCATGCCACGGACGGCGGCACGGGCAGTTTGGCGCGGAATGTCAGGACCCCCTGACCGCGATCGACAGTGACGTGCCGCTGCGCCAGGCGCGCCTGCCATGCGGCGGATAGGTCGTGAACTCCCATCTCGACGACACCGACATGCTCGTACGTCTCCCGGTGCGCGATGAGTCCCTGACGCCACGATGGGAGATCCATCGCGTCGAGGGCGGCAGACGTGAACGACGCGTACGCCCGGACGCCAGTGCTTTCGCGGATTGTGTTCTTCATGAGGCGATGCGCGAGAATGACGTCGGGCCCGCTGAGCTCCTCGTGGTCGCCGACCCGCTGGGCGATGTACGAGCCCATGTGCACGAACGCCTTGAGGTCGAGCGTGGGGGTGTTTTGGCAC
It encodes:
- a CDS encoding DUF2652 domain-containing protein codes for the protein MVQTGYLLITDITGYTQFLTESELEHAHQILQELMRELLREMRSPLRVSNYQGDAVLAYARRDDIIQGQTLLDTVEGIYGGFAEARDLIHRNTRCTCTACQNTPTLDLKAFVHMGSYIAQRVGDHEELSGPDVILAHRLMKNTIRESTGVRAYASFTSAALDAMDLPSWRQGLIAHRETYEHVGVVEMGVHDLSAAWQARLAQRHVTVDRGQGVLTFRAKLPVPPSVAWDLATNPARKRVWLGMSDVRHDATNGRLVGLGTTFHCAHDIGEFAERIVGWKPFEFVTFDSTAFNGVRYVETFRLTPDGDGTRIDLLVRIKPAAGLIARFLERKRRDELANVLTMALSAGMAGIEQMAAEHRDDGQDTHATVSS